GGCTACAACAGCTCCGAGATGGGCTTTGACTGGCAGACCTGCGCCGTTATCAACGCCATTGGCCGTCAGTCGCCCGACATTGCTCAGGGCGTGCTGCGCGAAAAGCCCGAGGATCAGGGTGCCGGCGACCAGGGCATGATGTTTGGCTTTGCCTGCAACGAAACCTCCACTCTCATGCCCGCTCCCATTTACTGGGCCCACCAGCTCTCGCAGCAGCTGGCCAAGGTGCGCAAGGACGGCACGGTGGACATCTTCCGTCCCGACGGCAAGACCCAGGTTTCTTTTGAATACCAGGATGGCAAGCCCGTGCGCATCAACAACGTGGTTGTTTCCACCCAGCACGCCGCCAGCGCCAGTCAGGCCGACGTGGCCGATGCCGTGAAGCAGCATGTTATCCGCCCCATTCTGGAACCCTCAGGCTACTTTGACGAAAAGGCCTGCGAAATCTTCATCAACACCACGGGCCGTTTCGTGGTGGGTGGCCCCATGGGTGACTGCGGTCTTACTGGCCGCAAGATCATTCAGGACACCTACGGCGGCAGCGGTCACCACGGTGGTGGCGCTTTCTCAGGCAAGGACCCCTCCAAGGTTGACCGTTCCGGTGCTTACATGGGCCGCTATATCGCCAAGAACGTGGTTGCCGCGGGCCTCGCCCCTGTGTGCGAAGTGCAGATCGCTTACTGCATCGGCGTTGCCCAGCCCGTGAGTGTGCTTGTTTCCTCGCAGGGTACCAGCGAACTTTCGGACGAGCTGCTCACCAAGGCCGTGCGCGAAGTGTTTGACCTGCGCCCCTACTTCATCAGCAAGCGCCTTGACCTCAAGCGCCCCATCTATCAGAAGTCTTCGTGCTACGGCCACTTTGGCCGCGAACTGCCCGAATTCTCCTGGGAAAAGACCGACGCCGTGGCCGATCTGCGCACCGCCGCCAAGCTCTAGCACAGCTCTTTATACTTGCCCTTTTGAGGGGCAGGAAACTCCTTGCGGGTTTTCTGCCCCTCATCTTTTTGCCCCGGCATATCCTGCCTCACAACACTGCCTGCCTAACGCGACCGCAAATGCTCCGCGCGCTCGCGCGTGTTGCAAGCCGCTCCGCCCTTGCCTATACTATGCCACTTGACCGTGCTGCTTTGGCGCGGCTGCAACGAAGGCGAGGTATACATGGCTGGTAATACATTCGGACAGGCTCTGCGACTCACAACATTCGGCGAATCCCATGGCGTGGGCCTTGGCGGCGTTATAGACGGCTGCCCTGCGGGCCTGCACCTCACAGAGGCCGACATCCAGGCCGAGCTCGACCGCCGCAAACCCGGTCAGGGGCCTACCGCCACCAAGCGCAAGGAATCTGATACCGTCCGCCTGCTTTCCGGCGTGTACGAAGGCCTAACTACCGGCACTTCCATTGCCTTTTATATTGCCAACGAAGACCAGCGCTCGCACGACTACGGCAACCTGGCCGAAGTTTTTCGCCCCGGCCATGCGGACTGGGGATATTTTCAGAAGTACAACGGCATACGCGACCACCGTGGCGGCGGACGTTCTTCGGGGCGCGAAACCGCAGCCCGCGTTGCTGGGGGCGTTATTGCCCGCAAGATTCTTGAACGCCGCGGCGTAAAGATCATGGCGGCCTGTGTGGAACTGGGCGGCACCGCCGTACAGGATTGGGCGGCCCTTGATCTGGACAACGCCCGCAACCGCCCCTACTGCGCCGCCACCGAGGCCATGCCCCAGCTGTGGGATCAGGTGGTGCTGGCAGCCCGCAAGGCTGGCGATACCCTGGGCGGCATTGTGCGCATCGAGGCCCGCAACGTACCCGCGGGTCTTGGCGAGCCCGTGTTCGACAAGCTTGAGGCTGTGCTGGCCCATGCAATCATGAGCATAGGCGCGGTCAAGGGATTCTCTGTTGGTGAAGGCTTTGGCGCGGCCAAACTGCGCGGCTCGCAGAACAACGACCCCTTGCTGCCCGCCGACCCGGCCCAGCCCGGCAAGGCCACCTTTGCCTCAAACCATGCGGGCGGTATTCTTGGCGGTATTTCCAGCGGCCAGACCATTGTCATGCACGCTGCCGTCAAACCCATTGCCTCCATTGCCGTCACCCAGCAAACCGTTGACAAGGAAGGCAACGCCGCATCGGTCCTCATTGGCGGACGGCATGATCTTGCGGCCATCCCGCGTGTGGTGCCTGTGCTTGAGGCCATGACCGCCCTGGCACTGGCCGATGCCCTGCTGCTGCAGCAACGCATGGGACTTGGCCTGTGAGCACTACTCCGGAGGCCCGGACACTGAGCGCCCTGCGCTCGGTTGGCCCGGCAACCCTTGAAGATCTGCGCTTGCTCGGTGTTGCGGATGTGCCTGCCCTGGCCAGCCGCGACCCGCAGGCCCTGTACAACGACCTGTGCCGCATCAAGGGGCAGGCCGTGGATATCTGCTGCCTGGACGTTTTCTGCTGCGCCGTGGCACAGGCCCGGAATCCGCAGCTGCCAGCAGAACAGTGCGACTGGTTCTGGTGGTCACGCCAGCGAAAGGCGGCCACAAGCCTCACCAACAAGAGCAAAACGCGCCCATGAACAACCTGCCCCTTTTGCAAGATCCGGAATCCGTAGAGCTTACCGGCACTGTCGAGCGCGTTGTCTTCCATAACGAAGAAAACGGCTACACCGTGCTGCGCCTTTTGCCCGCCAGCGTTAACAGCGGCGGCGGCAAAGCTGGCCTGACGCGCCCGCGCGATCCGGTTTCGTGCATCGGTCACATGGTCAACCCGCAGGCGGGCGTGCAGCTCAAGATTGCTGGCCGCTGGGTCAACAACCCCAAATTTGGCCGCCAGATTGAGTTTCAGAACGCGGAAGAAATGTTACCAGCCACCAGCGAGGGCATTCGCCTTTATCTCGCCTCTGGCCTTATCAAGGGCGTTGGCGAGGAAATGGCCGGGCGTATCGTAGAGGCCTTTGGCACAGACACCATCCGTATTCTCGACGAAGAACCCGAGCGTCTGCTCAAGGTGCGCGGTGTGGGCAGCAAAAGCCTTGACCGCATACGCACCTCCTGGGCAGAGCACCGGGGCATGCGCGACCTGCTGCTCTTTCTGCAGCCCCACGGCATTACCCCTGCTTACGCGGTGCGCATCTACCGCGCCTACGGTTCGGAAGCCCTCTCCATTGTGCGCGAAAATCCCTATCGCCTCGCCATGGACATCCACGGTATCGGTTTTGTCACTGCTGATGCCGCCGCCACCAAGCTGGGTTTTGCCCACGACCACCCACTGCGCATTCAGGCGGGCACGCTCTATGTGCTGCAAAAGGCCACGGACGATGGCAACGTCTATCTGCCGCAGGCCCAGCTGATCGAGGCTGTCTGCGCCCAACTGGGTGTGGATGAAGGCCTTGTGGATGACGCGCTTGCCGCCCTTGAAACAGACGAACGCATTGTGCGCGAAGAACTGGACATGCCCGACGCCGCTGGCGAAATGGGCGTGTACATGCGACGCTACCACCACTGCGAATCCAAAACCGCCTTCTACATTCAACGGCTTTTGCGCTCGCCCAAATCCGTGCGTTTTGAAAAGCCCGACGCCCTGGTGGACAAGGTGGTGAGTGAACTCAACATTTCGCTTGCGCCAGAGCAGCTTGAAGCCGTACGCACCGCAGCCCGCAGCAAGGTAATGGTGCTCACCGGCGGCCCCGGCACAGGCAAGACCACCATCATCAACGCCATTATCAAGCTGTTTGGCGAAGTACGCGCCCGCATTCTGCTGGCAGCGCCCACTGGCCGCGCTGCCAAGCGCATGTCTGAAACCTCGGGCCGCGAATCTCGCACCATCCACCGCCTGCTTGAATACAGCCCCAAGGAAGACGGCTTTGCCCGCAACGAGGACAACCCCCTCGCCTGCGGCCTTCTGGTGGTGGACGAAGCCTCCATGATGGACACCCTGCTCTTCTACCACCTGCTCAAGGCCGTGCCGCTGGGCGCAACCCTTGTGCTGGTGGGCGACGTGCACCAGCTGCCCTCCGTCGGCCCCGGCAACGTGCTTTCGGATATCATTACTTCTGGCGTGGTTCCCGTGGTTGAGCTGACCGAAATTTTCCGCCAGTCTGCCGAGAGCGAAATCATCTGCAACGCCCACCTCATCAACCGGGGCGAGATTCCCTCGCTGGAATCGAGCAAGGACAGGCTCTCTGACTTTTACTTTATCCACCAGAACGACGCCGAAAAGGCCGCCGAGCTTATTGTTGATCTCGTGCGCAATCACATACCCCGGCGCTTCAATCTTGACCCGGTGGATGACATCCAGGTGCTCACGCCCATGCACAAGGGCGCTGTGGGCGCCGGTCGCATGAACGCCAGCCTGCAGGAAGCCCTGAACCCGCACGGCATAGAAGTGCGCCGTGGCGACCGCTGTTTTCGCCTGCACGACAAGGTCATGCAGATACGCAACAACTACGACAAGGACGTTTTTAACGGCGATATGGGGCGTATCAGCTTTATGGACGTGCGAGAGCGTACCCTCAGCATCACCTTTGACGAACGGGTTGTGCCCTACGACTTCGACGAGCTGGACGAAATAGCGCCCGCCTACGCCATCTCCATCCACAAATCTCAGGGCTCGGAATACCCCGCTGTGGTCATTCCCGTCATGATGCAGCACTACGTGCTTTTGCAGCGCAATCTCATCTACACAGGCGTTACGCGCGGCAAAAAACTGGTTATTCTCGTGGGCGAATCGCGCGCCCTGCACATGGCTGTAAAAAACAACAAGACCCGCAAGCGCTTCACCCGGCTGGCGCAACGCCTCGCACCCGTGGAATAGCATATCCATCTGCCGAAGAAGATTTTACGCTGCATTTACAGGCATACGGGCATCATTTGCCGAGCCCACAGCCTGCAAGGATCAGTCTGGCATGCCGGTTACTGTGCAATGCTGATTTTTAGATAGCAATGTCGCACCAGGATTCATTATGAAATACCTTGATGACTCATGGGATAGAAATGAACACTTCAGCTTTTTTCAGTCACGGAAAAATCCGTGCTTCAGTGTTTCTTTTTCGGCAAATGTAACCAGTTTATGTGCATTAAAAAAGCAGAATGGCTTTCGGTTTACTGACTGTATCTATTTTGCCGCCATGCTCGCCGCCAATGGAGTTGCCGGCTTTAGGCAGCGGATAGTTAGTCTGCGCCCGGTAGAATTTGAAAGCATTGACGCCGCGTTTACCTACATCCCCAAGGGCAGGGCATTACACTGCAATTGCGTTGCAAAATTTGACAGTAAATTTTCGTCTTTCAGCAGCAACATCAGTGCCGCCCGGGCCATTGCCGACCAGAATCCAACCCTTTGTCCCGAGGGCGGCGATGTACAGAGCCTGATCTACTTTAGCTGCGTGCCAGAGATACCCATACTGTCAGCAACCAACCCCTGGGGCGACCCCTGGGTTGACAGTGTGCCCAGATTTCTTTTTGGCAAAATTGACCCTTCAGGAAACATCACCGTATCCATCGAAGCACTCCACAGTTTCATCGACGGCATTCACTTAGCCGAATTTTATAAACTTTTTACTCAAATCCTTGATTCTCCCCAAGAATATTTCGATTAAGCATACCAGCGCCACTTAAAATAATAGCCCGGTTCAGCTGATGAACCGGGCTATTATTTTTCATGAATACCAGACGAATGGTTTTGCCTTCTTGCATTTCCGCGCGATGAATTTTGTTCGCTGACAAGGAAAGCAGGGCTTTTTGCGCAGGGAGTGTACTCTAATGGTACTCGACCGGAGCAAAAAGCCCTGCTTGACGCTGTCAGCGGGCAAAATTCATCGCGCGGTGCTAGGCACTGGCGGCGAGATGCAGATCCCCCATGGCCAGCCTCCACGCCGCAATGTCTTCCACACTGCACAAGGGCATGTTGTGGGCGCGGGCAAAGCTGGCGACCTCGGGCAGGCGGGCCATATCGCCGTCATCCATGGTCAGTTCACACAGCACGCCGCAGGGCTCAAGGCCCGCCATGCGCATGAGGTCAACGGTAGCCTCTGTGTGGCCCCGACGTTCGAGCACGCCGCCGGGGCGCGCACGCAGCGGGAACACATGGCCGGGCCGGCGCAGATCGGCGGGCTGGGCGTTGGGCGCAGCTGCGGCCCTGATGGTAGCCACACGGTCAGCAGCAGATACACCGGTGGTGACACCCGTGGCCGCTTCAATGGTCACGGTAAAGGCGGTGCCCTGCGTATTGGTATTGTGCTCGGTCATCATGGGCAGTTCAAGGCGCTGCACATGGTCATCGGTGAGGCACAGGCAGACAATACCGCTGCAATGGCGAATCAGCATGGCCATCTGCGGCACGGTAAGGTGCTGGGCGCTGAAAATCAGATCGCCTTCGTTTTCCCGGTTTTCGTCATCCACAACGCAAACACCGCCGCCCTTGCTCAACGAGGCAAGAGCAGCGCGCACGCGTTCTTCAGAGGTGCCGAAAGACGATAGGGACAATGAGGACTGATGCATTCCGTTCTCCTGTTTCCGGCATCAGGGCCGGGAGATGGTGCATCAGGGCGTGGACGGGCCGCAACACAAAGTGCGCCTTCAAGTGAAGGACGCACCGCACGGAGCGGCAAAAAAACCGTTCTCTTCCATCCGGACTATAACCGTCGGCTTCGGATTCACACCGAATCTGCTGACCCCAAACATTGGGCGCTCGCGGGCTGACGGGGCCTTTTGGCCGCCGCATCACCGCCGGTGGGGACTTTCACCCCGCCCTGAGAAATCGTTGGCACTATACACCCCGCACGGGGCATGCGCAAGCCTGGCAAATGCCTGCCGCTGGGACCGGGCGGGGGGATTATTGCTCTGCGACCTTGAACACCACAGCCTCATACCAGAAAAGTTGAGCACCAGGCTGTTGCCACGTTCCGGGGGGCAGCCCGGCCTTGAGGCACAGGTTGTCCAGATAGGCCAGCCGGTCCCAGCCCTGCTCCACAGGAACCTGTGGCAGAAAAACGCCGCTGCGCCCCGCATATTGCAGCACCAGACCATGTCGCCCCACTTCCACCGCTTGCGGATTGGGACACACCGTAAGCTCATCCAGCACCGATATATCCAGGTTGACGCGCGGCCATTCCGAGAGGCTCAACGCCGGAAAGCGCGGGTCTGCAAATGCTGCCGCCTGCGCCATGTGCCACACGGTTGCATACAACGGTTCGCGCCCGATAATGTTACCAATACAGCCGCGCAGGTTACCGCTGATATGCAGGGTCACAAACGCCCCCAAGGTACGAAACAGGGGGCTGCCCTGCGCAAATTTCTCTACTGGAGGCTGGGGCACTTCTGCAACGTTTTTGCCCGCAAGGCCCGCCTCAATGGACATGCGCGCCTGATGGGCAAGAAACTTTCTTTCAGCCTCTGGTACAACGAATGATGTGCTCATGCTGCCTCCTGCGGCAGTGTGGCAAAACAGACTGGCAAGTGATGGGAACTATATGGCGTGGCCTGGC
The sequence above is drawn from the Desulfovibrio sp. genome and encodes:
- the metK gene encoding methionine adenosyltransferase: MQTKGKYFFTSESVTEGHPDKVADQISDAILDTLLAQDADAHVACETLVTTGMAVIAGEITTSGYADLPHVVRETIKGIGYNSSEMGFDWQTCAVINAIGRQSPDIAQGVLREKPEDQGAGDQGMMFGFACNETSTLMPAPIYWAHQLSQQLAKVRKDGTVDIFRPDGKTQVSFEYQDGKPVRINNVVVSTQHAASASQADVADAVKQHVIRPILEPSGYFDEKACEIFINTTGRFVVGGPMGDCGLTGRKIIQDTYGGSGHHGGGAFSGKDPSKVDRSGAYMGRYIAKNVVAAGLAPVCEVQIAYCIGVAQPVSVLVSSQGTSELSDELLTKAVREVFDLRPYFISKRLDLKRPIYQKSSCYGHFGRELPEFSWEKTDAVADLRTAAKL
- the aroC gene encoding chorismate synthase; the encoded protein is MAGNTFGQALRLTTFGESHGVGLGGVIDGCPAGLHLTEADIQAELDRRKPGQGPTATKRKESDTVRLLSGVYEGLTTGTSIAFYIANEDQRSHDYGNLAEVFRPGHADWGYFQKYNGIRDHRGGGRSSGRETAARVAGGVIARKILERRGVKIMAACVELGGTAVQDWAALDLDNARNRPYCAATEAMPQLWDQVVLAARKAGDTLGGIVRIEARNVPAGLGEPVFDKLEAVLAHAIMSIGAVKGFSVGEGFGAAKLRGSQNNDPLLPADPAQPGKATFASNHAGGILGGISSGQTIVMHAAVKPIASIAVTQQTVDKEGNAASVLIGGRHDLAAIPRVVPVLEAMTALALADALLLQQRMGLGL
- a CDS encoding helix-hairpin-helix domain-containing protein encodes the protein MSTTPEARTLSALRSVGPATLEDLRLLGVADVPALASRDPQALYNDLCRIKGQAVDICCLDVFCCAVAQARNPQLPAEQCDWFWWSRQRKAATSLTNKSKTRP
- a CDS encoding ATP-dependent RecD-like DNA helicase; its protein translation is MNNLPLLQDPESVELTGTVERVVFHNEENGYTVLRLLPASVNSGGGKAGLTRPRDPVSCIGHMVNPQAGVQLKIAGRWVNNPKFGRQIEFQNAEEMLPATSEGIRLYLASGLIKGVGEEMAGRIVEAFGTDTIRILDEEPERLLKVRGVGSKSLDRIRTSWAEHRGMRDLLLFLQPHGITPAYAVRIYRAYGSEALSIVRENPYRLAMDIHGIGFVTADAAATKLGFAHDHPLRIQAGTLYVLQKATDDGNVYLPQAQLIEAVCAQLGVDEGLVDDALAALETDERIVREELDMPDAAGEMGVYMRRYHHCESKTAFYIQRLLRSPKSVRFEKPDALVDKVVSELNISLAPEQLEAVRTAARSKVMVLTGGPGTGKTTIINAIIKLFGEVRARILLAAPTGRAAKRMSETSGRESRTIHRLLEYSPKEDGFARNEDNPLACGLLVVDEASMMDTLLFYHLLKAVPLGATLVLVGDVHQLPSVGPGNVLSDIITSGVVPVVELTEIFRQSAESEIICNAHLINRGEIPSLESSKDRLSDFYFIHQNDAEKAAELIVDLVRNHIPRRFNLDPVDDIQVLTPMHKGAVGAGRMNASLQEALNPHGIEVRRGDRCFRLHDKVMQIRNNYDKDVFNGDMGRISFMDVRERTLSITFDERVVPYDFDELDEIAPAYAISIHKSQGSEYPAVVIPVMMQHYVLLQRNLIYTGVTRGKKLVILVGESRALHMAVKNNKTRKRFTRLAQRLAPVE
- a CDS encoding CatA-like O-acetyltransferase translates to MKYLDDSWDRNEHFSFFQSRKNPCFSVSFSANVTSLCALKKQNGFRFTDCIYFAAMLAANGVAGFRQRIVSLRPVEFESIDAAFTYIPKGRALHCNCVAKFDSKFSSFSSNISAARAIADQNPTLCPEGGDVQSLIYFSCVPEIPILSATNPWGDPWVDSVPRFLFGKIDPSGNITVSIEALHSFIDGIHLAEFYKLFTQILDSPQEYFD
- the ribB gene encoding 3,4-dihydroxy-2-butanone-4-phosphate synthase produces the protein MHQSSLSLSSFGTSEERVRAALASLSKGGGVCVVDDENRENEGDLIFSAQHLTVPQMAMLIRHCSGIVCLCLTDDHVQRLELPMMTEHNTNTQGTAFTVTIEAATGVTTGVSAADRVATIRAAAAPNAQPADLRRPGHVFPLRARPGGVLERRGHTEATVDLMRMAGLEPCGVLCELTMDDGDMARLPEVASFARAHNMPLCSVEDIAAWRLAMGDLHLAASA
- the amrA gene encoding AmmeMemoRadiSam system protein A, yielding MSTSFVVPEAERKFLAHQARMSIEAGLAGKNVAEVPQPPVEKFAQGSPLFRTLGAFVTLHISGNLRGCIGNIIGREPLYATVWHMAQAAAFADPRFPALSLSEWPRVNLDISVLDELTVCPNPQAVEVGRHGLVLQYAGRSGVFLPQVPVEQGWDRLAYLDNLCLKAGLPPGTWQQPGAQLFWYEAVVFKVAEQ